A stretch of DNA from Anopheles nili chromosome 2, idAnoNiliSN_F5_01, whole genome shotgun sequence:
TCCGTTCACAGATTCAGCAGAGAAAAGCGTTTTTCCCATTGCGTCCAAGCCCGATCGAATAGCAGTTACATACGACAAATAGTctgaaataaatcataatcaaAGTACTGTAAGGTTTAACAATATTcttgaatataaaaaatatgtattaTCACGTACCATTGACGGTGAAGTTCAGCATGTTATAATTTCTCAGGTCCGGCTCATTCCACGTTTCAAACCTCCAATTGGCAACATAATGTATCCCATAACGACCTGGATTGATGCAAATTTCGAGAGATTAGACAACAAAAATTATTCACAATTATCCGACATTACCTGAATATCTACGAAGCAACTGTTGCACTAAACTCTTCCAAAAAGCATCCGGATACGGCTGATGTATTGAACCCTGTGGCATGCCCATTAGCTCAAACCCAGGATATAGCCCGATATTATACAGGTTATCCATAAACATGTCTAATGTGGTAAAATTATACTGATAATGATCATTCTTAAACGAACTGCAAGGAAGGAAGTTAATATATAATATAGAAAATAGCACTTAGTattaaatgaaaaagattACTTGTTTCTAGCTTTACAAAAGCAAGTGCATGCTTTCTTTCAAACTATTTCTCTAAATTAATCAACTAATTTTCAGTAAAAGATTATATTTTACAACAAAGTTATCACAATCTTTTGTTTCTGTCTATTATGACGCATCTGGGGCATGATGGTGTTTTGTTGCATTGACTAAGAAGGGAAATGTACATAAATCATAGTCGCGATTCACACTAGAAGACACAATTTAAACTATTTTGCTAGTCCTTCGGTACAAACAACATAAAAGACTACAACACAACTACTGAACACAGTTTAGGGTTATAATTCCAGAGGGTTAGTGTTAGAAAATTCCAAAAAAGTTTTTAAAGAATGGAATGATCTATATTACACCTTGTGGTACGTTTCAAATCatagcaaaaaaattaaataacttCAAATAACTTACGCTTCGACAAGCTCTAGCAGCCAATGAATTCGTACATGGCTAACACTCCGATTCGTGAGTGATGCTATCAGGTCCAAGTTCATTTGAGAATCTCGCGACAATAAAAATCCTCCACTGGCATTACGTGGTTCTGGTGGACACAATCCGGTACTGGCCCAGAATGGTTGCATTGGTCGGGGAGTAGCtaaattttcccaaaacaTAGCTGATTGGTGTAGCCTTACAGTGTCCGTTGGaacaaaatcgttcaaaacTGGATTGCTCGTCGTTATAGGTATCGCTAAGTAACACATGATTTGTACCAGCAATTGCACCACCTTTAATTCTGTATCCGCCATTTTCCTAAGTATTCTTGGTACAGTTTTGTTCCTCATTTACTCGATTATGATTATTTCCCTTAGTTTTCGCATTCGCATGTCACAAGTGCTTATTACGTCGGGGGTGTGTCTTCCATTCACCAAGGCAACCAAGGTGGCTGGTTTATCTGATGTGGCTGTATAAATGTAAGGTTTACAGGAATATTGACTATCGCATACGGAAGGTTCAACCTTTGCAACGTTCGCCGTATAATTATTCCATTCTTTCCGTGCAAAAAGGCGGCCGGGATGTCCGTATCTCGCTCCGTATTATCATGCACCATCTCAATGTAGTAGTCGAAATCATCGATTTCTGTATCGTACTCTGTTACTATTATTGCTGTACCTCCTATTTTCTCTACGTTGATAGCCTTAGTTAGGAACGAACAATGactaaaagaaaagagaatttaattcaaaatgCGATATCAGAAAATATATAAAGCTGACAACAatcattaaaatcaaattgaaTACAAACTACACCATGCAAGATTCTTATCAAATTCTAGTACACAAATTAGTACAATCCTTAAAACATACATGATTTTGATTACATACCCGCGCTCAACGAGTGCAATGTTGCCAACTAGTTCATCGGCGTTTACGAAATCCGAAGAGCATGCATCAGCCGGCATCGCTGGCACCAGTTTGCCTCGTGCCGTTTTGAACGATACTCCAAACGTTCCACCAAAGTCTTTCGCTGGCCGCACACGGTACGTGTACTCGAGTGCCGAAGGTTCTAGAATTTCAAAAAACACGTCCCCTGCGATAATGTCCTGCGTCCGCACGCCATCGTTCATGTGAAGGTTATTGGCTGCAAAAAGATGCAAAAGAAGCACAATAGTAATCAATGGAGTAAAGATACTAGCGGTGGATAGTAGTAAAATAGTAATTTTTTGATTGAACTCACAAGTTCTGAAATACCATACCTCCACTCCAGACGAACGAAATCAAACTAAGCCATAAAAGGGTGCTAACCCCGACGTTTAGCACTATCTGCCGCCGCCAATTTCTAAATACGATTGATATTAATGTGCGCTGCACCATTACTGGCTTTTCGATGGTTCCCGTGGTGCACCGCTCAAACTATTCTCGTCGCTAATGTGACGCGCTCTGAtcaaaacaacagcatcaactCAGATCGTTGTTCCGCCCAAATGTCACGGATTCCACGTATTGAAAGCCGAAAGATAACGAATGTCTTATGTTTATGCGTAGTACTCTTTTTGATAATGCACCCAACTCGCACCTTGTTCTTTTAGGTCGTTAACTTCTTTTGGCACAGTAGGAATCAAGCAGCAAGCACGTTATTATCAAACTCGCAAACCAAACTCCGGTAATTCACAACGTGGAAGTTACAGAATCCACGCATCCAGTTTGTTTACAACAAACAGTACACCTGCAGATCGAAACGCCTATTTGCATCCGTGAATTTATATCGGCAAACTGCAACGTGGGCACATGAACGGTTCAACTTATCTTCAACAATGATTTAACAACCCTCAAAAGATAGCTGTGCCCTGTATCGCTAGATTTAATCAATTAATCTAAAGTATTGACTGAACTGTCGTAAATGCTCAATCCTTATCACCGAACAACCGAAAATAACACTCAAGATTCCTATTGTCATCGGGAGGTATCCCCGCATATTTgcaaaaaatgtgcaatttGCAGTGCTCTTATAAGTGTGTTTTAAAGAAAAAGTACGGATTGGTACTCATATCCGTAAAATAAAGACTCCAGTTGATCTACGATATAGTTATTAccaaccaaaacaatcgcgcACATTGCACGTTTTGACAGACGTCAAACAATGACACATGGAACAAGAGGGTTAAATTTTATAATCATCGAATTCTAAGCCGTTATAATTTTTATATGCAATATTCATTATTCATTGTTAAAATCGGTGACTACTTCCACTGTTATCAACATACATCGCTTAATATGAGTTATAGgacaaataaaagaaaagccgtCACGTGGGTGTACATTAAAGTAAAAATAAGACATTTTATTATAATCCTTAATCTTTATGCATATCTGGTAGTTACAATACATTTTTCAGCATTATATTTCGCGCCAGCACTTGGTGCACAACCATCATTGTGCAAGGTTGCTAAACTTCAACCATTCGCATTCCACTAATCatcttttttccatttccatcgccaaTCCTATCCTGATGAAACTATCTATCTTTTTTGTAACTcttacacttttttttgcctataCGCGTATAGCATCACGGAAAGTCCTACAAGGTTGTATCACTCAGTTTAATATTGGCTTACCACGCCGGATTTTAAGCCGTGGAGGGTTGATTTTGCTTTCCGGGCAAATATCGGGATACCGATAGAACGTAACACATGTTTCGATCATCCGAGATTGTTTGGGGTTCTTCTTTTGGCGGTTCCGGATTAAATACTATACTAGGATTCCGCAAACACTTCGGGCAACATAATCCCGAACGGAAAGTATGCACGTGTTTATGTGTAACATTTTGTACAATAGTGACTACTTATAGTTAAAAGAAATTCCCTCGAAAcagcggaaaatgaaattaaattctaGCTGAATGGGCACAAACACGCTTTACAAAGATGATTTACTTATTGCTTTGTATGGTGGTGTATCCCACGACGCCTATTGAAATGGAACGAAGGACAAAATCATAAATTGTTCATAAAGCGTAATGACGTAGAATTGTCATTTGATCTGAGCATATCTACAGAGGCATCTAGTATTTCCTATCGCGATactttgataaaaaatatatgcaaacgCATTTCATCCGTGATGGTATTTGCTTATTCTCTATAGCAACAATTTTGATGTTtctagattttttttcaataaaactcATTCATCCGTTGATGTGCTAGTGCAGGCATCTACCATGTGCAATTGCAACCGAACAACTCTTGCAAGCATACACTGCACTTATATCCTGACCCACGGGTTAGTGTACGCATGTTTATTACTAAACTAAAGGGCGAAATTAATTACACGCATGCATTTTAGCTCACATGCTCTACTGCGCTGATGTTAATGTAACGAAtttgcaaaaaggaaaaatttacAACTCACGCTAATAATGCTGTTCGGACCAGTGATTTTCACTGAAATGACAACCCTCTTGCTGTTGGTGTTTTCAAAACCACCCTTTGTTCGACATGTGGCCGATGTCGGTTTGAAACGTATTTCATTTTGCAGTGCTTCCACTCCTTAACATCTACTGGAAGAAGAAATCGCACTCCACATCCAATGCAGTGCGAGCAcgtggaaattgaaaacttgCCAACACGGTATCCATCACACGTTGAAACGAAGCATACCATCAGAACTCATGggttaaaatataaaacattttgGCAAACAACAGCGCCCGTTCGTGGTGTGGTATTATTGCGTTAACACTGGAACCATTTGATTCCTGGTACGGCATGGTTGAAGCTAATAGACAGTATTGATGACACAACAATCCTATCCATTTTGATTACTTGTTTCGGTGCAAATAGGTTagattttttgttaatttaataCACATTCTACGCCCTTATGGTGGCCCCTTGCCAGGCCTATGATAAGgatgttaaataaaaacaaatcctccCAAAACCATGCGCTGCATATCTGCAAACATTCACCAAACATACTCTCCAAGTACGTATGCACGTGT
This window harbors:
- the LOC128728614 gene encoding PRADC1-like protein, with the protein product MVQRTLISIVFRNWRRQIVLNVGVSTLLWLSLISFVWSGANNLHMNDGVRTQDIIAGDVFFEILEPSALEYTYRVRPAKDFGGTFGVSFKTARGKLVPAMPADACSSDFVNADELVGNIALVERGHCSFLTKAINVEKIGGTAIIVTEYDTEIDDFDYYIEMVHDNTERDTDIPAAFLHGKNGIIIRRTLQRLNLPYAIVNIPVNLTFIQPHQINQPPWLPW